The following coding sequences lie in one Sulfuricurvum sp. genomic window:
- the miaA gene encoding tRNA (adenosine(37)-N6)-dimethylallyltransferase MiaA codes for MNMKQLALIGSTASGKSDLALELALNYNALILSIDSLSIYKEINIASAKPSSEELSLVEHFGIDLLYPYENASVITFIDEYNRIRDKALEDEKNLIIVGGSSFYLKSMIEGLSNIPNYSPDTIARANSMLTDLSECHTMLKAIDPLYMGKIATSDSYRIEKMLLIYLETNTPPSEWFRAHPPQPIITECPVFELKIDRAILRERIALRTHKMVQAGLIDEVAELERLYGRIPNSMKAIGILETLEFLDGKITKDELIESITTHTAQLAKRQQTFNANQFSLSGSGEANKIRTNAEEILLQ; via the coding sequence CACTTATCGGTTCCACTGCTTCCGGAAAAAGTGATCTTGCTCTTGAGCTTGCACTGAACTATAATGCTCTTATATTATCGATCGATTCACTCAGTATTTACAAAGAGATTAATATCGCTTCGGCTAAACCCTCTTCCGAGGAGCTCAGTCTTGTTGAGCATTTCGGTATCGATCTCTTATACCCTTATGAGAATGCCAGTGTCATTACCTTTATCGACGAATACAACCGTATTCGAGACAAGGCATTAGAAGACGAAAAAAACCTCATCATCGTAGGCGGAAGCAGCTTTTATCTAAAAAGTATGATAGAGGGTCTCTCAAATATTCCGAACTATTCTCCTGACACGATTGCACGCGCTAACAGTATGCTCACCGACCTTTCTGAGTGTCATACGATGCTCAAAGCTATTGATCCTCTCTATATGGGGAAAATTGCTACCAGTGACTCCTATCGGATCGAAAAGATGCTCTTAATCTATCTGGAAACAAACACTCCACCCTCTGAATGGTTCCGTGCTCATCCTCCTCAACCAATCATTACTGAATGTCCCGTATTCGAACTCAAAATCGACAGAGCAATTTTACGTGAACGCATAGCCCTTCGAACACACAAGATGGTTCAAGCAGGACTGATCGATGAAGTAGCAGAGCTGGAACGGCTTTACGGAAGAATTCCCAACAGCATGAAAGCGATCGGTATACTTGAAACGCTGGAATTTTTAGACGGTAAAATTACTAAAGATGAACTGATCGAGTCAATAACAACCCATACAGCGCAACTCGCCAAGCGACAGCAAACCTTTAACGCTAATCAGTTTAGTCTAAGTGGAAGTGGAGAAGCAAACAAGATAAGAACCAATGCGGAGGAAATACTCTTACAATAA